A stretch of Paenibacillus peoriae DNA encodes these proteins:
- a CDS encoding acetyl-CoA carboxylase carboxyltransferase subunit alpha, with translation MAGELPYEKPLVEMRQKIEELKQFGQDKQIDFTDEINRLEERYLEMEEEIYSNITAPQKMHLARHHQRPTSLDLIEQVFTDFIELHGDRLFGDDLAVVGGIAKLNGIPVTVIGQQRGKDTKDNIARFFGSAHPEGFRKGLRLMQQAEKFKRPIITFIDTKGAYPGNTAEERGQSEAIARNLREMAKLSVPVICVVIGEGGSGGALAFAVGNRVLMLEHAIYSAISPNGAASILWKDASKADQAAEAMKITANDLLRMEIIEDIVPEPKGGAHRNYEVTAAAIKELLERHLAELTNMNCDELREDRYQKFRKIGQYTFLKSSETEPML, from the coding sequence ATGGCTGGCGAATTGCCTTATGAAAAGCCCCTGGTCGAGATGCGACAGAAGATCGAAGAACTCAAGCAATTCGGACAGGATAAGCAAATTGATTTTACAGATGAAATCAACCGTCTCGAGGAACGTTATCTCGAGATGGAAGAAGAAATATATTCGAACATTACAGCACCACAAAAAATGCATTTGGCTCGTCATCATCAAAGACCAACGTCTCTTGATTTGATAGAGCAGGTGTTTACGGATTTTATTGAATTACACGGCGACCGCTTGTTTGGAGATGATTTGGCGGTTGTAGGCGGGATTGCCAAGCTGAATGGTATTCCGGTGACCGTCATTGGCCAGCAGCGTGGTAAGGATACGAAAGATAACATTGCACGTTTTTTTGGTAGTGCCCATCCGGAAGGATTCCGTAAAGGCTTGCGTCTGATGCAGCAGGCTGAGAAATTTAAACGCCCTATTATTACATTCATTGATACGAAGGGCGCTTATCCGGGTAATACAGCAGAGGAGAGAGGTCAATCGGAAGCGATTGCCCGCAACTTGCGGGAGATGGCAAAGCTTTCGGTGCCTGTTATTTGTGTGGTCATCGGCGAGGGTGGAAGCGGCGGTGCGCTTGCGTTTGCAGTCGGTAACCGTGTGCTGATGCTGGAACATGCCATTTATTCGGCCATTTCTCCAAACGGTGCAGCCTCGATTCTATGGAAAGATGCTTCCAAGGCCGATCAGGCAGCTGAAGCCATGAAGATTACGGCTAATGACCTCCTTCGCATGGAAATTATCGAGGATATTGTGCCGGAGCCGAAAGGGGGCGCGCATCGTAACTATGAAGTGACCGCTGCCGCAATCAAGGAGCTATTGGAACGTCATTTGGCGGAACTTACCAATATGAACTGCGATGAATTGAGGGAAGATCGGTATCAGAAATTCCGAAAAATAGGTCAATACACCTTCTTGAAGTCTTCGGAAACTGAACCTATGTTGTAA
- a CDS encoding DRTGG domain-containing protein — translation MDGLDETVTKHEQLLRHIEQLKIGSKISVRRLAKEMSVSEGTAYRAVKEAENLGIVITKERIGTVRVEKRPRGLSEQLTFADVVNIVEGHVLGGSEGLEKPLHKYVIGAMREEAMARYIDAGSLLIVGNREDAHSLALEQGAGVLITGGFGTSREVKQLADKISLPIISSRHDTFTVASMINRAIFDRLIKKKIMLIEDIAAGKPKTLTLKINSTLTEFEELSVTTGHHHFAIVDEWNRLIGIVSRKDVEGLQPEHTMDKCLIRNPITVTYQTSLASAAQMMAWEGVDYLPVVDRNRKLLGSVTRREVLEALRNAQKQPQLGETFDQLIWNGFAEERNEDGSLFFRGFIIPQMATNLGTISEGVLVNVMTQAGYRAARDMSGKDYVLDNLTTYFIRPVQIEDAVVLRPMLLEMSRRTCKLEIAISRENHLVCKAVMTLHSIEHG, via the coding sequence TTGGACGGGCTAGATGAAACAGTTACGAAGCATGAGCAGCTATTGCGACATATCGAGCAGTTGAAAATAGGCTCCAAAATTTCTGTGCGCAGGTTGGCTAAAGAAATGAGCGTCAGCGAAGGAACGGCCTATCGGGCCGTGAAGGAAGCTGAAAACCTAGGAATTGTCATTACCAAGGAACGGATCGGAACAGTACGAGTGGAGAAGCGCCCGCGCGGCTTGTCCGAGCAGCTGACCTTTGCAGATGTCGTGAATATTGTAGAGGGACATGTGCTGGGCGGAAGTGAGGGGCTGGAGAAGCCTTTGCACAAGTATGTGATCGGAGCGATGCGCGAGGAAGCTATGGCTCGTTATATTGACGCAGGTAGTTTGCTGATCGTAGGTAACCGTGAGGATGCGCATTCACTTGCATTGGAGCAGGGGGCAGGTGTGCTGATTACAGGGGGCTTCGGTACGAGCCGAGAGGTTAAGCAGCTCGCAGACAAGATCAGTCTGCCAATTATTTCCTCACGCCATGATACTTTTACAGTGGCATCTATGATTAATAGAGCCATATTTGACCGCTTGATCAAAAAGAAAATTATGCTGATTGAAGATATTGCGGCAGGCAAACCGAAAACGTTGACCTTGAAAATCAACAGCACACTTACCGAGTTTGAAGAACTTTCGGTGACGACCGGACATCATCATTTTGCAATCGTGGATGAATGGAATCGTTTAATTGGTATCGTCAGCCGCAAAGATGTGGAGGGGCTTCAACCTGAGCACACGATGGATAAATGTCTGATCCGCAATCCGATAACGGTCACCTACCAGACCTCGCTGGCTTCAGCCGCGCAAATGATGGCGTGGGAAGGTGTGGATTATTTGCCGGTCGTGGACCGCAACCGCAAGCTGCTCGGGTCCGTTACACGGCGTGAGGTGCTGGAGGCGCTGCGTAACGCCCAAAAGCAGCCGCAACTTGGCGAGACGTTCGACCAGCTGATCTGGAACGGGTTTGCTGAGGAGCGTAATGAGGACGGATCGTTATTTTTTCGCGGGTTTATCATTCCGCAAATGGCGACCAATTTAGGTACGATCTCGGAAGGCGTACTGGTCAACGTGATGACACAAGCGGGCTACCGGGCAGCTAGAGACATGAGCGGCAAAGATTATGTGCTGGACAATTTGACGACATATTTTATTAGACCCGTACAGATAGAAGATGCTGTCGTTCTTCGTCCGATGCTGCTCGAGATGAGTCGCCGCACCTGCAAGCTAGAAATTGCAATTTCACGGGAAAATCATTTGGTATGCAAAGCAGTGATGACGCTTCATTCCATTGAACATGGTTAG
- a CDS encoding YlbF family regulator yields MNIYDKAHDLAKALKESKEVEEITSAMKLIETDPEAKKMLDDFRERQMEVQQRMMSGDMPAQEEMEKMEKLFEVLSLNLNIRRLFDAERRLSVIIEDVNKIIADSLQDLYGSSL; encoded by the coding sequence ATGAACATCTACGACAAAGCCCATGATTTAGCGAAAGCATTGAAGGAAAGCAAAGAGGTAGAGGAAATTACGTCAGCGATGAAGCTGATCGAAACCGATCCAGAAGCCAAGAAAATGCTCGACGATTTCCGTGAACGCCAAATGGAAGTACAACAACGCATGATGAGCGGCGATATGCCAGCACAGGAAGAGATGGAAAAGATGGAGAAGCTGTTCGAGGTGTTAAGTTTGAATCTCAACATCCGTCGCCTGTTCGACGCTGAACGTCGCCTGAGCGTGATTATTGAGGACGTTAACAAAATTATTGCAGACAGCCTTCAAGATTTGTACGGTTCATCTCTGTAA
- a CDS encoding YtrH family sporulation protein gives MSTFISKAILDFFIAFGIVLGGAMLGGMGAVVSLQPPTQTMLEVAGRIKIWALAAAVGGTMDPIRVIESNMLDGNLSPAIKQILYLIFAFLGAHMGAELVKWVCGNGRP, from the coding sequence ATGAGCACTTTTATATCCAAAGCGATTCTCGACTTCTTCATTGCCTTCGGCATCGTGCTCGGGGGAGCCATGCTCGGCGGAATGGGAGCTGTGGTATCGCTTCAGCCGCCCACCCAGACGATGCTAGAGGTTGCCGGAAGAATTAAAATATGGGCGCTTGCCGCCGCTGTGGGGGGGACGATGGACCCGATTCGGGTCATTGAAAGCAATATGTTGGATGGTAATTTGTCACCTGCCATTAAGCAGATATTGTATTTGATTTTCGCCTTTTTAGGCGCTCATATGGGTGCAGAGCTGGTCAAGTGGGTATGCGGCAACGGACGACCGTGA
- the accD gene encoding acetyl-CoA carboxylase, carboxyltransferase subunit beta codes for MFKDLFQKKRKYATIPSERALSGDQADMPDRPKREIPEGLMTKCGKCGSIQYSKELEKNLKVCPVCGYHMRLNAMDRIRMVLDEDTFTEYDADMISVDPLDFPGYASKLEQQTLKSGLREAVVTGDGLIYGHPVVVAVMSFDFFTGSMGSVVGEKITRAIEQAIDKRLPLIIFSTSGGARMQESILSLMQMAKTSAALARLDEQGLLYISVITDPTTGGVSASFATLGDINIAEPGAVFGFAGRIVIEQTIRQKLPDDFQTSEFNLQHGQLDMVVHRKELRDTLGQLLDLHSVKGEE; via the coding sequence GTGTTTAAAGATTTATTCCAAAAGAAGCGTAAATACGCGACCATCCCTTCGGAACGGGCGCTGAGCGGCGATCAAGCGGACATGCCGGATCGTCCCAAACGGGAAATTCCCGAAGGTCTTATGACCAAATGTGGCAAGTGCGGAAGTATTCAATACAGCAAAGAACTAGAGAAAAATTTGAAAGTGTGTCCGGTGTGCGGATACCATATGCGTTTGAATGCAATGGATCGCATTCGCATGGTGCTCGACGAAGACACGTTTACGGAATATGATGCCGATATGATTTCGGTTGACCCGCTGGACTTTCCGGGATATGCGAGCAAGCTGGAGCAACAGACCCTGAAATCTGGCTTGCGAGAGGCTGTCGTTACGGGCGACGGCCTTATTTATGGACATCCTGTTGTCGTTGCTGTGATGAGCTTTGACTTCTTTACTGGTAGTATGGGTTCGGTCGTAGGAGAGAAAATTACGCGCGCCATTGAGCAAGCAATAGACAAGCGTCTGCCGCTAATTATTTTCTCAACTTCCGGCGGAGCACGTATGCAGGAAAGTATTTTAAGCTTGATGCAGATGGCAAAAACAAGTGCTGCTCTTGCTCGTCTGGATGAGCAGGGATTGCTCTATATTTCTGTTATCACCGACCCGACTACAGGTGGAGTATCCGCTAGCTTTGCTACGCTTGGAGATATTAATATCGCAGAGCCAGGAGCTGTATTCGGTTTTGCAGGGCGTATTGTAATTGAACAAACAATCAGACAGAAGCTGCCGGATGATTTTCAAACTTCCGAATTTAATTTGCAGCACGGACAATTGGATATGGTTGTACATCGCAAGGAACTGCGCGATACCCTTGGGCAACTGCTTGATCTACACAGTGTGAAAGGGGAGGAATAG
- a CDS encoding YheC/YheD family protein → MSIKKTTIQIIGSGILQDDVLMVGESLLRKWKISAGHPVQLAFGSFRQEVTVISVPRYSGLRVGSVLARKMGLHANCDLRVTYSRGRRTLRVGPLISVLVSRDYPEQPDKPFGSITLFCRELVGECRRQGAYVYFFTPEHIGSQPGRVQGWVYDGGWKKTVMPAGDVVNNRLTSRKLENRTSVQHFMKEVKSQYGTTIFNEKFLDKNEVFDALKSNSSLRKYLPESHLLQTFVVFKKMCNQYPAVFLKPVRGSLGKGIMRINKQTDGTFSVLSTTAGTPRKQTYANVDKLYKSLAGKMKTTRFQLQQGLTLIDHGKRPVDFRALVQKNSSGTWTVTSIVARIAGGSHFVSNLARGGTLSTVKEALAKTTLPATVKSNGHTSLKTAALDIASGVEKAIPAHFAEFGIDLAIDSTGRIWLLEVNSKPSKNDNTPLNDQKTRPSVKKMIEYCCYSAGFK, encoded by the coding sequence ATGTCCATCAAAAAAACAACGATTCAAATCATCGGATCGGGCATCTTGCAGGATGACGTACTCATGGTCGGCGAGTCCTTGCTTCGCAAATGGAAAATATCCGCTGGCCACCCCGTTCAGCTCGCCTTCGGTTCGTTCCGCCAAGAGGTTACCGTCATATCGGTGCCCCGCTATAGCGGCCTACGTGTGGGAAGCGTGCTAGCCCGAAAAATGGGGCTTCATGCCAATTGTGATCTGCGAGTAACCTACAGCCGAGGTCGCCGGACACTTCGAGTGGGCCCACTTATTAGCGTGCTGGTCAGTCGGGACTATCCCGAACAGCCCGACAAGCCTTTCGGGTCGATCACCCTGTTCTGCCGTGAACTAGTCGGGGAATGCCGCAGACAAGGAGCATATGTGTATTTCTTCACCCCGGAGCATATCGGAAGTCAGCCCGGGCGAGTTCAGGGATGGGTGTATGACGGAGGCTGGAAAAAGACGGTCATGCCCGCCGGCGATGTCGTCAATAATCGTCTTACCTCCCGTAAACTCGAGAACAGAACTAGCGTACAGCATTTCATGAAAGAAGTAAAATCGCAGTACGGCACGACCATTTTTAACGAAAAGTTTTTGGATAAGAATGAAGTATTTGATGCGCTTAAATCAAATTCTTCCCTGCGCAAGTATTTACCCGAGTCCCACTTGCTGCAAACTTTTGTTGTTTTCAAAAAAATGTGCAACCAGTATCCCGCTGTTTTTCTCAAGCCAGTGCGCGGAAGCCTGGGTAAAGGCATAATGCGCATTAACAAGCAAACCGATGGCACCTTTTCGGTGCTATCCACAACAGCAGGCACACCCCGCAAGCAAACGTATGCCAACGTCGATAAGCTGTACAAAAGCTTGGCGGGAAAAATGAAAACAACACGCTTTCAACTCCAACAGGGACTTACCTTGATTGATCACGGTAAGCGTCCGGTCGACTTTCGTGCGCTTGTACAGAAAAATTCGTCCGGAACCTGGACCGTAACATCCATTGTCGCTCGGATCGCCGGAGGAAGCCACTTTGTGTCCAATCTGGCAAGAGGCGGCACGCTGAGTACTGTCAAGGAAGCACTTGCCAAGACCACGCTGCCCGCAACCGTTAAATCGAATGGGCATACCTCTCTCAAAACAGCAGCACTGGATATCGCAAGCGGAGTAGAAAAAGCAATTCCCGCCCATTTCGCAGAATTTGGTATTGATCTGGCAATAGACAGCACGGGGCGCATCTGGTTGCTGGAGGTCAATTCGAAGCCATCGAAGAATGACAACACGCCGTTAAATGATCAGAAAACTCGCCCGTCCGTTAAAAAAATGATTGAATACTGCTGTTATTCAGCCGGCTTCAAATGA
- a CDS encoding DNA polymerase III subunit alpha, whose amino-acid sequence MSSFVHLHVHSEYSLLDGAARTAELVKQASAYGMKALALTDHGVMYGAIPFYRACVENGIKPIIGCEAYMTAGSRKERGSRKDQPIYHLILLAKNKTGYQNLMKLCSIGHLEGFHYKPRIDMEALAAHHEGIICLSACLGGEVPQHLLHGREAEARRAAERYRNIFGDDFYLELQDHGLSEQKRVNPLLIALAKELDIPLVATNDVHYLTEPDADVQDVLICIGTGKTVDDEERLRIPTRQLYLKSQEDMARLFPHVAEAIANTVRISEKCELELEFGQSILPEYRPLPEGMTSSSYLRNLCVQGLERRYGSDSGWKQPEERERLNQRLNYELNTIDSMGFSDYFLIVWDFIAFAHKHKIATGPGRGSSAGSLVAYVLNITNVDPMKYNLLFERFLNPERISMPDIDIDFSDERRDEVIDYVVQKYGNEHVAQIITFGTLAARAAVRDVGRVLNVPYGEVDKAAKLIPAQLGINIRHALEITPELKTLYETKPKTRELLDMAIKVEGMPRHASTHAAGVVISRTPLTDAVPLQEGSEGVPLTQYSMENLERIGLLKMDFLGLRTLSIIERCIHWIAEEHGDTPDFSRIPDNDPHTYDLLGKGDTGGVFQLESAGVRRVLKDLKPSVFEDIISVLALYRPGPMGFIPNFIQAKHGQIEISYPHPDLEPILKDTYGIIVYQEQIMQIASRMAGFSLGEADLLRRAVSKKKREVLDLERGHFVEGSIKQGYTEEEAGRVYDMIVRFADYGFPRAHAAAYGVLAFQTAYLKAHYPVQFMASMLTAVMGSHRKVAEYVVECRRMDIAVLPPDVNESRVLFTPLQQGSIRFGLAAIKNVGTQAMESILAVRKERPFDSLLDFCRRVDLRVCNKRVIESLIQAGAFDSLTGHRAQLLAMLDETVDAAVKWRKERDDLQIDMFGFVEMPNWDIEYPNVPKFSASQQLELERELLGLYLSGHPLDDFESLLENSEADRLMELGDVPDETVVVTAGMVVSLKTITTKQGKAMAFIELEDQIERCEVVLFPEVWKRSQQWIEKGALLTLRAKMQQQDEHFKLLADETAPLAEDSLARLLQRRRASTRSSAAAGASLPAAGSAAGGPGGSASRVSSPPSAATASASPQSKADRPVAAASPRGVEAARGEQVPVPRSAEPTTRQRVFVKITRQAEEDASLLVSLKALLQEHPGAMPTVLFYESNQRLLALSDAYSIKPSPQLFDQMESMLGEGTVKVK is encoded by the coding sequence ATGAGTTCATTTGTGCATTTGCATGTTCATAGCGAGTACAGCCTGCTGGACGGCGCGGCTCGTACCGCGGAGTTGGTCAAACAGGCATCAGCTTATGGAATGAAGGCGCTGGCCCTTACAGATCACGGGGTCATGTACGGTGCCATTCCTTTTTATAGAGCGTGTGTAGAGAACGGCATTAAGCCGATTATTGGGTGTGAGGCCTATATGACGGCAGGATCGCGCAAGGAGCGTGGCAGCCGCAAGGATCAGCCCATATATCATTTAATTTTGCTCGCCAAAAATAAAACAGGCTATCAAAATCTGATGAAGCTGTGCTCCATCGGCCATTTGGAGGGCTTTCACTATAAGCCGCGCATCGACATGGAGGCTTTGGCTGCTCATCACGAAGGCATCATATGCCTGAGCGCTTGTTTGGGCGGTGAAGTGCCGCAGCATTTACTGCATGGTCGGGAAGCCGAGGCACGACGAGCAGCGGAACGATATCGTAACATTTTTGGCGATGATTTTTATCTGGAACTCCAGGATCATGGTCTTTCGGAGCAAAAACGTGTAAATCCTCTCTTGATCGCACTGGCGAAGGAACTGGATATTCCACTGGTCGCGACGAATGACGTGCATTACTTGACTGAGCCAGATGCGGACGTGCAGGATGTTCTGATCTGTATCGGGACAGGAAAGACAGTTGACGATGAGGAGCGTTTGCGTATACCAACACGTCAGTTGTATCTGAAAAGTCAGGAGGATATGGCTCGTTTATTCCCGCATGTGGCAGAAGCCATCGCCAACACGGTGCGTATTTCTGAAAAATGCGAACTGGAGCTGGAATTCGGTCAATCCATTTTACCTGAATATCGCCCGCTGCCGGAAGGAATGACCTCTTCGTCCTATTTACGCAATCTGTGCGTGCAAGGGCTGGAGCGTCGCTATGGAAGCGATTCCGGATGGAAGCAGCCGGAGGAACGGGAAAGGCTGAACCAACGGCTAAACTATGAGTTGAATACCATTGACAGTATGGGTTTCAGCGATTATTTCCTGATTGTATGGGATTTTATTGCCTTCGCACATAAGCATAAGATTGCAACGGGACCAGGGCGTGGTTCCTCAGCAGGCAGTTTGGTTGCCTATGTGCTTAACATCACGAATGTCGATCCGATGAAATACAATCTTCTCTTTGAACGGTTTCTGAATCCCGAACGAATTAGTATGCCGGATATAGATATCGATTTTAGTGATGAGCGGCGTGACGAGGTTATTGACTATGTAGTACAGAAGTATGGAAATGAGCATGTAGCGCAAATTATTACCTTTGGAACGCTGGCGGCAAGAGCCGCTGTCCGTGACGTCGGCCGTGTATTGAACGTGCCGTATGGCGAGGTGGACAAGGCAGCCAAGCTGATTCCGGCGCAGCTAGGTATTAATATCCGTCATGCGCTAGAAATTACCCCGGAGCTGAAAACGCTATATGAAACGAAGCCCAAGACACGTGAACTGTTGGATATGGCGATCAAGGTTGAAGGAATGCCTCGTCATGCTTCGACACATGCAGCGGGTGTTGTCATTTCGCGGACTCCATTGACCGATGCGGTTCCGCTGCAAGAGGGGAGCGAAGGAGTGCCTTTGACGCAGTACTCGATGGAAAATCTAGAGCGCATTGGTTTGCTTAAAATGGATTTCCTTGGGCTGCGTACGCTCTCCATTATTGAACGGTGCATACACTGGATTGCGGAAGAGCATGGAGACACGCCTGATTTTAGCCGTATTCCCGATAACGATCCCCATACCTATGACTTGCTGGGCAAAGGAGATACAGGAGGTGTATTCCAGCTGGAGTCGGCCGGTGTACGCCGGGTACTCAAGGATTTGAAGCCGAGTGTATTTGAGGATATCATTTCTGTCCTGGCTTTGTATCGTCCGGGTCCAATGGGTTTTATTCCTAACTTTATACAGGCCAAGCATGGTCAGATCGAGATTTCTTATCCGCATCCTGACTTGGAACCGATCTTAAAGGATACGTACGGTATTATTGTGTATCAGGAGCAAATCATGCAGATTGCTTCGCGCATGGCGGGCTTTTCCCTGGGAGAAGCCGATCTGTTGCGCCGGGCTGTGTCCAAGAAAAAGCGCGAAGTGCTGGATCTGGAGCGCGGACATTTTGTTGAAGGCAGTATCAAGCAGGGATACACGGAGGAGGAGGCCGGCAGGGTTTACGATATGATTGTTCGTTTTGCTGACTACGGCTTCCCGCGTGCTCATGCAGCTGCTTATGGTGTGCTAGCATTTCAGACGGCTTATCTAAAGGCACATTATCCAGTACAATTCATGGCTTCAATGCTGACGGCGGTGATGGGAAGTCATCGGAAAGTGGCTGAATATGTCGTCGAATGCCGTCGTATGGATATCGCAGTGTTGCCGCCTGATGTAAATGAAAGCAGGGTGCTGTTTACTCCATTACAGCAAGGAAGCATCCGTTTCGGCCTGGCTGCAATTAAAAATGTTGGCACACAGGCGATGGAGAGCATTCTCGCTGTTCGCAAGGAACGGCCTTTCGACAGCCTGCTCGATTTTTGTCGACGTGTCGATTTGCGAGTATGTAATAAGAGAGTAATTGAATCGCTTATTCAGGCAGGGGCCTTTGACTCATTGACGGGTCATCGGGCACAGTTGCTTGCCATGCTGGATGAAACGGTGGATGCAGCCGTCAAGTGGCGCAAGGAACGGGATGACTTGCAAATTGATATGTTTGGTTTTGTGGAAATGCCCAATTGGGATATCGAATACCCCAATGTACCCAAATTCAGTGCCAGCCAGCAGTTAGAGCTGGAACGTGAACTGCTGGGACTGTATTTATCCGGGCATCCGTTGGATGATTTTGAGTCGCTTTTGGAAAACAGCGAGGCGGATCGTCTGATGGAGCTGGGCGATGTGCCAGATGAAACGGTTGTTGTGACCGCAGGCATGGTAGTGTCACTCAAAACGATTACGACCAAGCAGGGTAAGGCTATGGCCTTCATTGAGCTGGAGGATCAGATTGAGCGCTGTGAGGTTGTGTTGTTTCCTGAGGTGTGGAAGCGGAGCCAGCAGTGGATTGAAAAGGGGGCTTTGCTTACGCTTCGAGCCAAGATGCAGCAGCAGGACGAGCACTTCAAGCTCCTTGCGGATGAGACCGCCCCGCTGGCGGAAGACTCGCTGGCACGGCTCCTCCAGCGCCGACGTGCCAGTACGCGCTCGTCCGCCGCAGCTGGAGCATCCTTACCAGCTGCTGGTTCTGCCGCTGGCGGCCCAGGCGGGAGCGCGTCGCGTGTGTCGTCCCCGCCTTCGGCAGCCACTGCATCTGCTTCGCCTCAATCGAAGGCGGATCGCCCCGTGGCGGCGGCTTCACCGCGCGGAGTCGAAGCGGCTCGCGGTGAGCAGGTGCCGGTCCCGCGCAGCGCGGAGCCGACCACTCGTCAGCGGGTGTTTGTCAAGATCACCCGCCAGGCTGAGGAGGACGCCAGCTTGTTGGTCAGTCTCAAGGCGCTGCTACAGGAGCATCCCGGTGCTATGCCTACCGTACTTTTTTATGAGAGCAACCAGCGTCTGCTGGCGTTGAGCGATGCTTACAGTATTAAGCCCTCTCCTCAGCTTTTTGATCAAATGGAGTCGATGTTGGGTGAAGGCACGGTGAAAGTCAAATAA
- a CDS encoding phosphatidylglycerophosphatase A family protein — MSYEYAETLLNRRGIRIESIADIVFQLQLKYYPHLTMEECIDSVKAVLQKREVQYTLLTGIALDELAEKKLLPQPLQAIMEADEPLYGVDETLALGITSVYGMIGLTSFGYLDKEKTGIIEQLNQKGSGIHVFLDDLVAGLAAAASSRIAHRSLHAKHYPASLDA; from the coding sequence ATGTCCTATGAATATGCAGAAACTTTGCTAAATCGCAGAGGCATTCGTATCGAGTCCATTGCGGACATTGTTTTTCAGCTTCAGCTAAAATATTATCCTCATTTGACGATGGAAGAATGTATAGACAGTGTCAAAGCGGTTTTGCAAAAGCGCGAGGTTCAATATACCTTGCTCACAGGCATTGCGCTCGATGAATTGGCTGAAAAAAAACTTCTCCCTCAGCCGCTGCAAGCCATTATGGAGGCAGACGAACCGCTGTACGGAGTGGACGAGACACTAGCTCTTGGAATTACGAGTGTGTACGGCATGATTGGCTTAACCAGTTTTGGTTATCTGGATAAGGAAAAGACGGGGATTATCGAACAGCTGAACCAAAAAGGCAGTGGTATTCATGTGTTTTTAGACGATCTTGTCGCCGGACTGGCTGCCGCTGCTTCTTCGCGAATTGCACATCGGAGTCTCCATGCCAAGCATTATCCTGCATCATTGGATGCTTAG